tttttggtaacgaaaaggtaacatgaagacctaggctcaaacaacccaaaagcccttcgttcaaatcacaagtaaatccgactagccttcaagaaaaaatttcggcagcataacccttgtttttacctattttccagccatcatggcttcattatgtcctcaaatcagtcccaacatctcgtacaaaaataatctcattcccaaaagccgttcactaggcttaatggcattcaagtacaaaatttagctaggaaatgatcggatatgaaagtcaagccctaaactagtcaaataaatacaagaagactcgattatAAGTCATAGACCAATTCTatatactaccaaaacagggttccctaagcatacacaaacattaaaggaaaccagaaaattcggaaatgcaattagctttggccctaaaaaaaatagtttttgtcctcgttttgcggtaatggcaccaatttcactacgattatcggatgagggtgcaagatccaccatttcgaagctaaaagacagggctacaacatcacagaaggtcactcaacccagttttgagtgaaaacaggtcaaaaatgcaagatactacatcaaaaacgtaaaacagattcaccaaaatgtattctagcggaaacatcataactcaggctctccaagtccaaatccagaaattccaaaaccagttgaaagctaagaaacagggataaatttcatcagaatacctcaacagccaattcggaagaaattccagccaaaacaaccaattacaggcgcaattcttgcattcgggtaaaaccagaacagcaatagtaatttcaacttatctcattctacactactccgattgacctgaaattttgtaggcacctctaaaatgtcattccctacaacgttcatggtttgagctaaggccaattcggcctctatctaggacctaaaaattcggacagaatgtagcttcatgaaccctaggtttttcaattttcttccaaaacagaaattacttgcaatcttccactttttccaccttctagatgccttatataccatttctaatcatcatagatagccacacaatcatgcttatattaaaacagaaaaatccccaaaaataataaaacttcatcatttcaatcacaaatcaagaaataacccataaatttgcatctcatacaaccactaagcatgatttaagcatcaattaaaggaggagggtggttcttcacaacttaccttaaaaacaagagagagagagctattggtcaccttaaatttccaaaaacttcacacaacaactcaccaacacttccttaagtggttttatggagcaaactcaaggttggatggttggttttgatgatttggaacaagattgaagtgttttcttccttgtgcttggagtaagagagagagaaagagagcaagagagggccggccaccttgaggatttttttgatgatttttgggtcatttttggtttatttaagtcaaatggtaagaccatgaatagtggtcttaaggttcaaccaatcaaatggtgacacttgtcaccttttattaaatgctcacctaccttgtctctcttatattaatccacttagcaccctctacttatctcttaacacccgataaattaaatccagtatccaaaacttaacctagttgaccgaatttttccgaacttttcgcactagtgggtcccacatccggtatacgctcttaatttctcaaaacctattcgatactagaaaaatcatctaaaaaccatatttactcataaaaattatctagaaaattttccggatacagaaagtgcagaaaacaaaccattgaagataagaaaacctagaaaatggaaaaattacgggttctcacactttctCAACACACCTTGGTGCATGACTTCATTCCGTGTAGATCACGCCCAGTAAACCACTTGCTGGAATAACATAGGCCAGTACACTTCCTTCATCCTTCCAATGTCCTTCTTCTTAATATTCCAATCAACCCACTGGATTAGAGATTTAGTTTTAAATGTTTGCCAATGCATGGAGCGTAGTTTCCCGCCTCGCTTTGCATAGGTCACATAGCCCAGTAGCATGCAAGTGCCTGGCTTGTTTATCTGAATTGGTAAGAAGTTTTTTATGTCTCACAACCCAAAGTAAAAATTGCCATCTACTAGGCCCCCTTAATTTCCACAACTTATCCCAATTAGTATCTATTTGCTCGCTAGCATCATGTTCCCCATCCACCTCATAAGCAAATGCCATTGTAAAGTCTCCATTCGCTGTCAGCCCCCATGATAATTTGTCCTCATTCCCAACTCCTCCATAGACTTGAACTGCTTGTATGGCTTCCAAATGGTCCTGCTGCAAATAATTCCCAAGGGATCTCCAGTCCCATCCTGTGCCAGTCCAGTAATCACTCACCACCTTATGGACCTTGTCCTGCGGGAGTTCTGTCCAAATATTCTTGATCAAAGGTTCTCGAGTTATCCAGTAATCCAGCCAGAATTTTATCCTCTTACCATTCCCTAGCCtccattttattcctttttgtaATAATTTAGCCCCTTCCAATAGGCTCTACCAGGTATATGATTGTATACTTCTACCTTTGAGCGGGAGCTCATCTCTGCTATGGACGCCATACTTCTCCCTCAGTACTTTGGCCCATCTAGCATCTGGTTGTTTTAAAAGCCTCCAACATGTTTTTGCAAGCATGGCTCTATTAACTCTTTTCAATTCTCGAACTCCCAACCCCCCTCTATCCTTAGGTTGTGTAACAGTATTCTAATTGATCAGATGCATTCTCCTTTTCTCACCTTCTCCCTAAATGAAATTCCTAATTCTCTTCTCAATGTCGGCAATAATTGTAGCCGGTAACAACGAAGTTTGCATAGCGTATATCGGTATGAAGGATATAACTGACTTCACCAAGAGAGCTCGGCTTGCATATGAGAGGCACCTGCTCTTCCAACCTTGCAACCTCGTATGAACCTTTTCCAAGATTTCACCATATGTGCTTCGGTTTACCTTAGAGTGTAGTAGCGGCATTCCAAGGTATTTCCCTAGATTATCTGTTAAGCCTACTCCTGTTCTAACGCTGATTTGTTCTGCCAAATCCCTATCTACGTTCTTTGAGCAAAAAAGTCGTGATTTTTCAATGCTTACCTTTTGTCCTGACGAGGCACAAAATCTTTCCAATACCCCTCGTAACACTCTAGCTTGCTGTAAGCTTTCTTCAGTTAAAAGTATCAGATCATCCGCGAAAAAGAGATGGGATATTGCTGGACCTCTTCTGGACGTCTTGATAGGTTTCCAAACCCCCCGCATAGCCTCACTACTGATCAGGTGCCCCAACCGTTCCATGCAGAGGACAAACATATATGGTGAGAGGGGGTCCCCTTGACGGAGCCCTCTTGTTGGTGTGAAAGGTGCAATTCGTTCTCCATTCCATAAAACTTCCATGCTTGATGCCTGCACACAACTCATGATTAGAGAAACAAGGCCCGTAGGGAAGTTCACCATCTCCAAGGTTTCCTTCAAAAAATGCCAACTTAGACGATCATAAGCTTTCTCTAAATCAATTTGAACTGCTATGAAGAGAATAATTACATTATCCCTCTTTAACCTATAACTAGTCTCCAATAATTGATACTAACAACTACTGATCCATTGCATCACTAGTGGTTCTCGGCAATTGTTAATTGTGATTTTATAAGTTTAAGAATAGGATTCAAGATGACAACAAGGCGGATATTCATGATCAACAAGGTCGAGGGAGATCTTTTTCCTACCGCTTTAAATGGGGTGGGAGGGAGGGAAAAATACCCCTATCCCGTTTGCCGCTAATTATTtagtattatatatttatatatgtagaACGTAAAAATATACAATATAATAAAACTCTATGTATgtaatattaatattaataacaGGATGTTTTCTTGTaataaattaatttaatatttattgttaatttattGTGATTAACCAATAATTTTGTTACGTTAGTTTATGTTTTCTATTTTGATATTGTTTTTAGATCTATAAAAAGAAAGTACGATAATTGATTGATTTTATATAAAATCATATATACATAAATAGATTCACGagatcaaaataatttttaaactttgtttCACATTAGATAAATGTAAAACAATTTTTAGCAAGTTCATTATTAGTGTATtacatatataaaaaattaaaatcaagcaaaaatataaaaatgctAGAGGCGTAGGAAGGGGGTACCCCAGAGGTAGTAGGGTGCAGGGGGCCAGAGATACTGGGGATGGGGAGGGGGCTGGGACTTTTTGGAGAGCGGATTAGTGGATGGCACTTCTCCCATTCCAAACCCATCCCATTGCTATCCCAGAATAGGATTGTAGTAACATGAAGGACATTGTAACTTTGAAAAGTTATAAACAGATATAAAACTCTCACAATGTTACTTCGCATCGCATTTTATCCTTGAACTCATATAAAGTAAGAGTACTCTTGTTCTAAAACATCAAGTAGGGGGAGAACATGCCTATTGGATGAGTTGAAATGCATAAAGTTGATAATTAAATGTCAAAACGAGAAAGAAACTACTTTATATTGAGTTTAATGATTAGCTTGAttaatgataataaaatttcacagTTCAACATTACAAAGCAATTTATTGATAGTACATTTACATTTATCAGGTAAAAATCCTGGAAACATTTGTAGTTTTGATTTCTACTCGATTCACTAGTGTGAAAGGCATCACATCTACTTTTAAAGTAAACAGATAAGATACACGTGGCGTGCGCTGCAAGCTAGGTAGAAACCAGAAAGATGAAGGTTGGATTCCCATCTTCAATCAACTGGCCAAAGTCAATAAAGAAagtgaaagaaatgaaaaaagcaGAGCTGGTTTTCGTTACTATGCCGGCGATTGGCCACTTGGTATCATGTGTTGAACTAACAAAGCTTCTCATTGAATGTGATGAACGATTATCGATCACCGTCGTGATTATGAAGCTGCCCTTTGATCCAAAAGTCAGTAGCTACACAAATTCGTCGTTAGAAACTCCGAATTTGCACATAAGGTACCTTGACCTCATGAAAGAAGAGCCTTCTTCTCAATTGTCATCTTCTCTTTCGATTCTGTTTCGTTATATCGACAACTATAAAGGTTGTGTGAGGGAGGTTCTTGCTGAAATATCCAATTGTGTTTCGTCGCATCTTGGTGGGATCGTCATAGACATGTTTTGCACCTCTTTGATTGATGTAGCCAATGAATTTGGGGTTCCTTCCTATATATTTTGCCCAGGCGGTGCTGCACTGCTTGGCCTTTTATTCCAGTTGCAAAGTCTGAGAGATGATCTCAATGAAGATGTGAGCCATTACGAGAATTTAGACGATGAATTAGCTTTGCCTACTTACATCAATCCTGTTCCAGCTAAACTTTTGTCACCTGCATTTTTTGACAAGGATGGAGGTGGCGACATGCTCCTCGATCAGGTCAGAAGATTCAAGGAGACCAAGGGAATCATAGTTAACACTTTCCTTGAGCTAGAATCCCATGCGATTCAGGCCTTGAGCAATGATAAAACCATCCCACCAGTATATGCAGTAGGGCCTGTATTGAATCTGAAGGGAAGCAATagtcaaaatcaagaaactgaGATGATTATGAAATGGCTCGATCTTTAGCCAGAATGTTCTGTTGTGTTCCTTTGCTTTGGTAGTGGAGGTAGTTTTGATGGTGACCAAGTGAAGGAAATTGCCTATGCACTCGAGCGCAGTGGATATCGATTCCTCTGGTCATTGAGAAGGCCTTCAcctaaagaaaattttgagtttccaAGTAAGTATGAGAACCTGGATGAAGTCTTGCCAGAAGGGTTCTTGCAGCGAACTGCTGTGGTTGGAAAAGTTATTGAATGGGCACCACAGGCAGCAGTTCTATCCCATCCTGCTGTGGGGGGCTTTGTTTCTCACTGTGGCTGGAACTCAATATTGGAAAGTGTTTGGTGTGGTGTGCCAGTGGCAACATGGCCACTTTATGCTGAGCAGCAGATGAATGCGTTCTTAATGGTGAAGGACTTGGCAACGGCAGTGGAgatcaaaatagatttcaaaagGGATTTCGTACTGGGTGTGAGTAGTGAGATTTTGAGTGCAGATGTGATTGAAAGAGGGATTAAACATCTGATGGATCCTGAGAAGGAAATCAGAGACAAGGTAAAGGAAATCAAAGAAAAGAGCAGGTTGACTCTAAATGGAGGAGGATCATCCTATGCTTCCTTGAAGTTGTTTCTTGAAGATGTAATAGATAGTATTCCATAATTGTTTGTCAGTCCATAGCTGAAGATCAACCATTCCTAATATCCATTAACTCTGCTATAACCAATTTTACTCTGAAAATCAAtgcttttttctgtttttgcttGTTAGGCTTTCTTCTGTTTTCCCTTTCACACTTTCTTTTGCTATTCTAATCTTCTACGTGGTACTTTGTAGGTCAAATACAATCCGTGACTGTGAAATGGACTAGCAAGGGTAATGTAGACTTACAATTCAGTTAATAGTAACAGTGAATAGCTAAACTTATTAATTAAACTTCGGAGTTGGTAAAAGTTTAGGGAGTATTATAGTGCTAAACCAAAAATGATGGGACCAAATTGTGACAATTTTACTGCGGCATTGAGAGCAGAGTATGTCTTTTGCAGCATTAACTCACACCTAGTTGTGGTGCGGGCTGTTCTACTTGCAATAATTGGTACTTACTGCATACTGCCTTTCACTTTTTGATTGCAATTAAAGCACAGTTTACTCTTATAGATGGAGCCAATCAAGATACATGCCATGCTTGAGAAGGTGGTACGGTTTTAGTAGGAGGATTGTTGTCGTGCAGATTTTTCATTTGGTGGTTCAAGATGTGGTGGTTCCATTAAAACGTGTCATTGGCATGCTAATTGGAGAGATGTCATTACTGCATTGACATATCATCGGCCACGGGTGCTCTCTAAAATGGTTAAGTGGCAATTTCCGTCTCCTGAGTTTGCTAAACTGAATACAGATGGTTCGGCTGTGTTGCAAGAAGGTGTTACTAGTTGACATGGTTCGCAATATCGGTCGATACCGATACGTATCGGCCTAGTCGTAACTGGAACGGAGGGGACAAATACGATACTGATCCCCGAATTATGGATATTACTATATCCACGATGATTCGCTCTGACTCGGTCATTATTGGCCGATTCGAATTTGTGATGCATGATACCGATCGATATATTCTAGTCGACtcagatattttttaaattatgccttttttggtatatttctaattttagtaattttttaaaaatttttgaaaactttcaCGTGCTATAATGTGTGTATCACCCGATATTCAACCGATATGCCACAACGGATGTGGAATAATCAAGACCGCGATGCGACCGTGACCCGTGATAGCGAACCATGGTAGTGGAGGGGGAACTGTAAGGATTGAATTCGGTGCATTTTCAGATTTCTTTGGCAAGACAAATTCTTTACAAGCGGAGGCGCGTGCTCTTTTAGACTTTTAGTTGGTCTTCAGCTTTGCTAGAAATATGGAAAATCACAGGTGTGTTTGGAACTAGACTCCCTGGTTCTAGTTGGGGTATTGGAAGGAAGGTTTCAGATTCTGGCAGACATTCGGGCAACAGTTAAGAGGGATCCGAAGTGTTCCACTGTTTCCGTGAGGCAAATGATGTTGCAGAAGCTTTGGTAGCTTCTTGGATTCAACATGGGCGATTTGACGTTTACAAATTGAGTTCTAATTTTTCTTCATTAGCTAAGGATTTATTTTGTTTAGATAAGAtaggtatatgtaattttttagATTCAATGTCAGGAGGTAAAGGCTTTATGTCGCCCTCCTTCGTTGTACTTTTTCCTAATTTCATTATTAATAAAATAGGCATCGAAATCCACACGCCAAATATGATTGGCAGATAAAAAGAAATCTATTTGTATTAATAGTTTCTCATTTATTAATactataaatataaatatttaaaataaatccCAGTTAATATTTGTCATAATTATGATACTTTATTATTAGAGTAAAATACAGTTTTGGTACCCAAACTTTGACGCACGAGCAGTTTTAGTCCCCAAATTTTGgacgaaaacaaatttggtacccgaattttcaaattttgagcatATTAAGTACCCTGAACAATTTTTTCCCAAATGGCTACCAAAAAAAGCCACGTGTCCGGCCGGAATTGTATGAAAAAAGCGCAAAAAAATTTCAAGTGCTATTCTAATACTAACTATTAAATTTAAGGACTAATAGTATAATAAAGTAAAAATTCAAGGactaaaataaaagaagaagaaaacgatAGTGCACTGAAACACGTAGAGTCTTCACTTGCTGTGCACATCATTTTCACTTCTACTTTAGAATTTGTTCCGTTTTGATTGTCAGAGGTGGTTCTACTGGAGTTGAACTTGCTGCAGAAATTGCTCCAAAATGGAACACAAGTGAATTTGAACTTGGGCTAGGGAGATTTTCACCTGATCTGCTGTGGACAGGACTATACTTTTCCCCAGTGGATCCTCTTTGGGAGAAGAATTCATCATCCTCGTCGGAACCCATGTTGCTTGCAGCACCATTTCTGTAGTCTTGGTGGAAATGGTGGTGCTGCTGCTGTTGACATGGCAGCGGCGGCAGCGGTTGGAGCTCCGGCGAGCCTAGCCATTGATACTGAAGTGAAGCTAAAACTGAAGCTGAAGGGACAGTATTATGGTGATCTTCTAAGCTCTGAGGAACATTAGATGCCTCATTTTTAACATCTCTGGAGCTTACTAGAGCTCCCAGGTAGAGAAATTCTGAGCTGTTAGAGGAAAGAG
The DNA window shown above is from Coffea arabica cultivar ET-39 chromosome 5e, Coffea Arabica ET-39 HiFi, whole genome shotgun sequence and carries:
- the LOC113743831 gene encoding UDP-glycosyltransferase 71E1-like, which translates into the protein MKVGFPSSINWPKSIKKVKEMKKAELVFVTMPAIGHLVSCVELTKLLIECDERLSITVVIMKLPFDPKVSSYTNSSLETPNLHIRYLDLMKEEPSSQLSSSLSILFRYIDNYKGCVREVLAEISNCVSSHLGGIVIDMFCTSLIDVANEFGVPSYIFCPGGAALLGLLFQLQSLRDDLNEDVSHYENLDDELALPTYINPVPAKLLSPAFFDKDGGGDMLLDQVRRFKETKGIIVNTFLELESHAIQALSNDKTIPPVYAVGGGSFDGDQVKEIAYALERSGYRFLWSLRRPSPKENFEFPSKYENLDEVLPEGFLQRTAVVGKVIEWAPQAAVLSHPAVGGFVSHCGWNSILESVWCGVPVATWPLYAEQQMNAFLMVKDLATAVEIKIDFKRDFVLGVSSEILSADVIERGIKHLMDPEKEIRDKVKEIKEKSRLTLNGGGSSYASLKLFLEDVIDSIP